A single genomic interval of Alteromonas sp. BL110 harbors:
- a CDS encoding DUF1852 domain-containing protein, producing MNKNVDTNFSFTINSVQFNEDYRPSDNTRITTNFANLARGERRKENLRDALSMINNRFNALASWDNERGDRYAVELEIVSVDIDVEGNGKTFPTIEILQTNIVDKKTGKRTQGIVGNNFSSYVRDYDFSVRLSNHNRGQSSFSVPKDFGDLHGKLFQYFVNSEAYKAHFSKLPVICLSVSDNKTYRRTENQHPVLGVEYQPNESSLTEQYFKKMGLNVRYFMPPNSAAPFAFYFFGDLLNDYTNLELISTIATMETFQKIYRPEIYNANAQAGLSYKPNLKNSDHSLTRIVYDRDERSHLAIEQGKFVEENFIKPYQHRLQQFTARYAR from the coding sequence ATGAACAAAAACGTGGATACAAATTTCTCTTTTACTATAAACAGCGTTCAGTTTAATGAAGATTATCGCCCTTCAGACAACACGCGCATTACTACTAATTTTGCAAATTTAGCGCGAGGTGAGCGCCGAAAAGAGAACTTACGCGATGCGTTAAGCATGATTAACAATCGGTTTAACGCGTTAGCTAGTTGGGACAATGAGCGTGGTGACCGCTATGCTGTTGAATTAGAGATAGTATCGGTAGATATTGACGTAGAGGGTAACGGCAAAACCTTCCCTACTATCGAGATTTTGCAAACTAACATTGTTGATAAAAAAACGGGGAAGCGTACCCAAGGTATTGTGGGCAACAACTTTTCGTCTTATGTTCGGGATTATGATTTTAGCGTTCGTCTTTCTAACCATAATCGTGGCCAATCATCGTTCAGCGTACCTAAGGACTTTGGCGATCTGCACGGTAAACTGTTCCAGTATTTCGTTAACTCAGAAGCCTATAAAGCACATTTTTCAAAACTCCCTGTTATTTGCTTAAGTGTTTCTGACAACAAAACCTATCGCAGAACGGAGAACCAGCACCCTGTTTTAGGCGTTGAATATCAACCTAACGAGTCTTCGTTGACCGAGCAGTATTTCAAAAAGATGGGCTTAAACGTTCGTTACTTTATGCCACCTAACAGTGCCGCGCCTTTTGCGTTTTACTTCTTTGGCGACTTACTCAACGACTATACAAACTTAGAGCTTATAAGCACTATCGCGACGATGGAAACGTTTCAGAAAATCTATCGCCCTGAAATCTATAACGCTAACGCGCAAGCAGGTTTAAGTTATAAGCCGAATTTGAAAAATAGCGATCACTCATTAACACGCATTGTGTATGACCGCGACGAACGCAGTCACCTTGCCATCGAGCAAGGCAAGTTTGTGGAAGAGAATTTTATTAAGCCTTATCAACATAGGCTACAGCAATTTACAGCAAGGTACGCCAGATAA
- a CDS encoding DUF6768 family protein, which produces MKNDFDKEISQTLKNQAQELDAMLDGGMFNYLKYGFDKSFAGIMKLGYAIAIVLSIVMFWVGFKFFTAMPEEQLFWGVLLILSFIAQVTTKLWIFMQTNRNILSRELRMMELRLSTLEK; this is translated from the coding sequence ATGAAAAACGATTTTGATAAAGAAATTTCGCAAACCCTTAAAAACCAAGCACAGGAGTTAGACGCTATGCTCGACGGCGGTATGTTTAACTACTTGAAATATGGTTTTGATAAAAGTTTTGCAGGCATAATGAAGTTAGGCTATGCCATTGCAATAGTACTATCGATTGTAATGTTTTGGGTAGGTTTTAAGTTTTTTACCGCTATGCCAGAGGAACAATTGTTTTGGGGAGTATTGCTAATTCTCTCTTTCATTGCACAGGTCACAACTAAGTTGTGGATTTTTATGCAGACAAACCGAAATATCCTGTCCCGTGAATTACGCATGATGGAACTACGCCTATCTACACTAGAAAAATGA